The Inediibacterium massiliense genome has a segment encoding these proteins:
- a CDS encoding DUF2284 domain-containing protein — MEKLKRYIKSQQIHEVKEIEIDDLIIHKKVRDACIRNKCGQYGKNFMCPPYVGEIEDFQKRLKEYEKGFLITIQDHIKQPSIMENFYVSAIKLHHILLDIEKEAKKIGYEKAYALIGGNCKLCKVCNAKLGKDICNDPKRARPSLEAVGIDVIDTCKKVGISIEFKKNEVTWVGLILI, encoded by the coding sequence ATGGAAAAGCTAAAAAGGTATATAAAAAGTCAACAGATTCATGAAGTAAAGGAAATAGAAATAGATGATTTAATCATTCACAAAAAGGTAAGAGATGCGTGCATTCGTAATAAGTGTGGACAGTATGGAAAAAATTTTATGTGTCCTCCTTATGTGGGAGAAATAGAAGATTTTCAAAAAAGATTAAAAGAATACGAAAAAGGTTTTTTAATAACCATTCAAGATCATATTAAACAACCTTCTATTATGGAGAATTTTTATGTATCTGCTATAAAACTTCATCATATTCTTTTGGATATAGAAAAAGAAGCAAAAAAAATAGGATATGAAAAAGCGTATGCATTAATTGGGGGAAATTGCAAATTATGCAAGGTATGCAATGCAAAATTGGGAAAAGATATTTGTAATGATCCAAAGAGGGCAAGACCATCTTTAGAAGCAGTAGGAATTGATGTAATAGATACTTGTAAAAAAGTAGGAATCTCTATCGAATTTAAAAAAAATGAAGTGACTTGGGTAGGGCTTATTCTTATATAA
- a CDS encoding M20 metallopeptidase family protein: protein MLTDEIKALSQKYFEKMKELRHEFHMHPELAFEEYETSRIVAEELRKLGIEVKTNIAKTGVVGLIEGKYPGKTVLLRADMDALPIDEEAEVSYKSRVKGKMHACGHDGHTAGLLGAAMILNELKDQIHGNVKLVFQPAEEDDGGAKPMIEEGVLENPKVDAAFACHLMGFVPKNHIMVKYGPMMAAPDKFVFKVIGKGGHAASPHTCVDPVMTSVQAINNMQSIISRRLNPVKPAVISFCTIHGGEGHNVIPNEVEVSGTIRTFDEEIREWIPKTMEEILKGICLGCGASYTFKLTKHFPPLINHDNMTDLVKASAQKIIGEENILIGKEPSMGGEDFAYFAQEVPSAFFFVGIAQDEQNPIQMHHPKFSWKDENLLISSQILSQISIDFLNQ, encoded by the coding sequence ATGTTAACAGATGAAATCAAAGCACTATCACAAAAATATTTTGAAAAAATGAAAGAATTAAGACATGAGTTTCATATGCATCCAGAACTAGCTTTTGAAGAATATGAAACATCTAGAATTGTAGCAGAAGAACTAAGAAAGTTAGGAATAGAAGTCAAAACAAATATAGCTAAAACAGGAGTAGTAGGACTCATAGAAGGTAAATATCCTGGAAAGACAGTTTTATTAAGAGCAGATATGGATGCTTTGCCTATTGACGAAGAAGCAGAGGTATCCTATAAGTCAAGAGTAAAAGGAAAAATGCACGCTTGTGGACATGATGGTCATACAGCAGGACTTTTAGGAGCAGCTATGATTCTAAATGAATTAAAAGATCAGATTCATGGAAATGTAAAACTTGTCTTTCAGCCAGCAGAGGAAGACGATGGAGGGGCAAAACCTATGATTGAAGAAGGAGTTTTGGAAAATCCAAAAGTGGATGCAGCTTTTGCGTGTCACTTGATGGGATTTGTTCCAAAGAATCATATTATGGTGAAATATGGACCTATGATGGCTGCTCCAGATAAATTTGTTTTTAAGGTTATTGGAAAGGGAGGTCATGCAGCCAGTCCTCATACATGTGTAGATCCTGTGATGACTTCTGTGCAAGCTATTAACAATATGCAATCTATCATTAGTAGAAGGCTCAATCCAGTAAAACCTGCTGTCATTTCTTTTTGTACCATTCATGGAGGAGAAGGACATAATGTGATTCCTAATGAGGTAGAAGTGAGTGGTACCATAAGAACCTTTGATGAAGAGATTAGAGAATGGATTCCAAAGACTATGGAAGAAATTTTAAAAGGAATTTGTTTAGGATGTGGTGCATCTTATACATTTAAGCTTACAAAGCATTTTCCGCCTTTGATCAATCATGATAATATGACAGATTTAGTAAAAGCTTCTGCTCAAAAGATTATAGGAGAAGAAAATATTTTAATTGGAAAAGAACCGAGCATGGGAGGAGAAGATTTTGCTTATTTTGCTCAAGAGGTACCTTCAGCCTTTTTCTTTGTAGGAATTGCACAGGATGAACAAAATCCTATTCAAATGCATCACCCCAAATTTAGCTGGAAGGATGAAAATTTACTTATATCTTCTCAAATTTTATCACAGATCAGTATAGATTTTTTAAATCAATGA
- a CDS encoding AbgT family transporter — MKAEQVKKKKRFETILEKALSFIEKAGNKLPDPITLFVIFCGLILLISYIGAKMGISVVHPSTKETIQVVNLITKDGLRQIVGGIVGNFQSFPPLGLVLVVMIGAGVAEKSGLMKAVLENSVTKVPKNFMTAMIVLVGILANAVGDAGFIVLPPLAAIIFLGTGRHPLVGLFAAYAGVSGGFAANLMINMSDVLAASFTIPAAQMIDSSYQGTPAMNLYFIAVSTIFLVGVGVWVTEKIVEPRFPKYEGENLGEHTKNLSEIEKKGLKYAGWSVMILILVIIGLCIGKDAFMQDPKSGSILAYESTLMQGIIPIVTFVFLIPGLIYGKITGTIKTDKDATAMMGSAMSDMGPYIVLAFVASQFLAYFKWSNVGIVLSIKGAEFLKDAGMTGYGLIIGFIFISCLINIFVGSASAKWAIMAPVFVPMFLLLGYDPALTQMAYRIGDSITNTISPLFPYFPILLAFINKYDKNAGMGTVIANMIPYSIAFGVLWTILLIVFMVFHIPLGPNAGIYYMLH, encoded by the coding sequence ATGAAAGCAGAACAAGTAAAAAAGAAAAAGCGGTTTGAAACCATATTAGAAAAAGCTTTATCTTTTATTGAAAAAGCAGGAAATAAATTACCTGATCCTATTACATTGTTTGTAATTTTTTGTGGATTGATTTTATTGATTTCATATATAGGAGCAAAGATGGGAATATCTGTAGTACATCCATCTACAAAAGAGACGATTCAGGTAGTAAATTTAATTACAAAAGATGGGCTCAGACAAATTGTTGGTGGCATTGTAGGAAATTTTCAATCCTTCCCTCCTTTAGGATTGGTATTAGTAGTCATGATTGGAGCAGGAGTTGCTGAAAAGTCAGGGCTAATGAAGGCTGTTTTGGAAAATTCAGTTACAAAGGTTCCTAAAAATTTTATGACAGCTATGATTGTATTGGTAGGTATTTTAGCCAATGCAGTAGGAGATGCTGGATTTATTGTTCTTCCTCCACTTGCTGCTATTATATTTTTAGGAACAGGGAGACACCCTTTAGTAGGTTTATTTGCAGCTTATGCAGGGGTATCTGGAGGATTTGCAGCAAATCTTATGATCAATATGTCAGATGTATTAGCAGCAAGTTTTACAATTCCAGCAGCTCAGATGATTGATTCAAGTTATCAAGGAACTCCTGCTATGAATCTTTACTTTATTGCTGTATCTACTATTTTTCTTGTAGGAGTGGGAGTATGGGTAACAGAAAAAATAGTAGAACCACGTTTCCCAAAATATGAAGGAGAAAATTTGGGAGAGCATACAAAAAATTTAAGTGAAATTGAGAAAAAAGGATTAAAGTATGCAGGATGGTCTGTAATGATTTTAATTCTTGTTATTATAGGTCTTTGTATAGGAAAAGATGCATTTATGCAGGATCCAAAGTCAGGTTCTATACTAGCTTATGAATCTACATTGATGCAAGGGATTATACCTATTGTTACATTTGTATTTTTAATTCCAGGTCTTATATATGGAAAGATTACAGGGACTATTAAAACCGATAAGGATGCAACAGCTATGATGGGATCAGCCATGAGTGATATGGGGCCTTATATTGTCTTGGCATTTGTAGCATCACAGTTTTTAGCTTATTTTAAATGGAGCAATGTAGGGATTGTACTTTCTATTAAGGGAGCAGAATTTTTAAAAGATGCAGGAATGACAGGATATGGATTGATCATTGGATTTATTTTTATTTCTTGTTTGATTAATATATTTGTAGGAAGTGCTTCTGCAAAGTGGGCAATTATGGCACCTGTATTTGTCCCTATGTTTTTACTTTTAGGATATGATCCAGCCCTTACTCAAATGGCTTATCGTATAGGAGACTCTATTACAAATACAATTAGTCCTCTATTTCCTTATTTTCCAATTCTTCTGGCATTTATCAATAAATATGATAAAAATGCAGGAATGGGTACAGTAATTGCTAATATGATTCCTTATTCTATTGCATTTGGAGTATTATGGACGATTTTATTAATTGTATTTATGGTTTTTCACATTCCACTAGGGCCAAACGCAGGAATTTATTATATGCTTCATTAA
- the aroF gene encoding 3-deoxy-7-phosphoheptulonate synthase — MNNARILTGKEIIVSVKDIKIGGNHPPVWIAGPCSVESKEQIFESATALKKIGVDILRGGVFKPRTSPYDFQGLEIEGLKLLREAANKVDLPIVTEIMEEKYLDIALEYVDIIQVGSRNMYNYPLLKTLGKLNKPILLKRGMSATIKEWIMAAEYIASQGNNQIILCERGIRTFETYTRNTLDLACIPIMKEETGLPMVVDPSHATGLRRLIAPMTKASIAAGADGIMIEVHPNPEKALSDGPQSLNFEEYKNIFNSIQKTSQKI, encoded by the coding sequence ATGAATAATGCACGTATATTAACAGGGAAAGAAATCATCGTTTCAGTAAAAGATATAAAAATAGGAGGAAACCATCCTCCTGTTTGGATTGCAGGTCCTTGCTCTGTGGAATCAAAAGAACAAATATTTGAATCTGCAACTGCTCTAAAAAAAATAGGCGTAGATATTTTAAGAGGTGGAGTATTTAAACCAAGGACAAGTCCTTATGACTTTCAAGGACTTGAGATTGAGGGATTAAAACTTTTAAGAGAAGCTGCCAATAAAGTAGATCTTCCTATCGTAACAGAAATTATGGAAGAAAAATATTTAGATATTGCTCTAGAATATGTAGATATAATTCAAGTTGGATCTAGAAATATGTATAATTACCCTCTTTTAAAAACTTTAGGAAAACTAAACAAACCTATTCTTTTAAAAAGAGGAATGAGTGCTACTATCAAAGAATGGATTATGGCTGCTGAATATATTGCATCCCAAGGAAATAATCAAATCATTCTTTGCGAGCGAGGTATACGAACCTTTGAAACGTATACAAGAAACACATTAGATTTAGCTTGTATTCCTATTATGAAAGAAGAAACCGGACTTCCTATGGTTGTAGATCCTAGCCATGCAACAGGATTAAGAAGGCTTATTGCACCTATGACAAAAGCTTCTATTGCAGCTGGAGCAGATGGCATTATGATCGAAGTTCATCCAAACCCTGAGAAAGCTTTAAGCGATGGTCCTCAGTCCTTAAATTTTGAAGAGTATAAAAACATATTTAATAGTATTCAAAAAACATCTCAAAAGATATAA
- a CDS encoding MATE family efflux transporter, translating to MIKNKKLVLSILMITLPAVAEMGLNTLVNLADTVMVGRLIGKEALAASGFCNEIIFSLIFIFSSFNTGATAMIARRYGEKDYTSLNKIMGQNLSLNFIIGLIISILSFVFAKEILMIYDMSSDVLNMSLQYFRILSYSIPCMFISFCAAACLRGVSDTKTPMIITAITNILNIIGNYCLMTGFWIFPNMGIEGAALSTSISRFIGMVLYLYFLTKGSHHLKIVSENLKITKNILIPLWNISYPGAIEQVSMSLSYIAAGMIVSLLDTNGEAAFRIVLSIERLSFMPAMGISIAASALVGKSLGEKDIPKSLDTGYTATFLGVSWGIFMGIIFISFPKMFLSLFTKEAILVDTSLLAMYVAGFNQPFLNFMIIISGALRGAGDTKTVMIISALRAWSMYVPLCYVFIILLKIGIAGMWISEILSFFVFASIMFIRFKRQKWTQIQL from the coding sequence ATGATAAAAAATAAAAAATTAGTTTTATCTATTCTAATGATTACTCTTCCTGCCGTTGCAGAAATGGGGCTAAATACTTTAGTAAACCTTGCAGATACAGTTATGGTTGGAAGACTTATCGGAAAAGAAGCATTGGCTGCATCAGGCTTTTGTAATGAAATCATATTTTCTTTAATATTTATTTTTTCTTCTTTTAATACAGGTGCGACAGCTATGATTGCAAGAAGATATGGAGAGAAGGATTATACAAGCTTAAATAAAATTATGGGGCAAAATCTCTCTTTAAATTTTATCATAGGGCTTATTATTTCTATTCTATCCTTTGTATTTGCAAAAGAAATTTTAATGATTTATGATATGTCCTCTGATGTTTTAAATATGTCTTTGCAATATTTTCGTATTCTTTCTTATAGTATTCCTTGTATGTTTATCTCCTTTTGTGCAGCTGCATGTTTAAGAGGAGTAAGTGATACAAAGACGCCTATGATCATTACGGCTATTACCAATATTTTAAATATTATAGGTAATTACTGTTTAATGACAGGTTTTTGGATTTTTCCCAATATGGGTATTGAGGGAGCTGCCCTTTCCACAAGCATCTCAAGATTTATAGGGATGGTTTTGTATCTTTACTTTTTAACAAAAGGATCTCATCATTTGAAAATTGTATCTGAAAATTTAAAAATTACTAAAAATATTTTAATCCCTCTTTGGAATATTAGTTATCCAGGAGCTATTGAACAGGTTTCTATGAGTCTTTCTTATATTGCAGCAGGAATGATTGTATCTCTTTTAGATACAAATGGAGAAGCAGCTTTTCGTATTGTTCTCAGTATTGAGAGATTGTCTTTTATGCCTGCCATGGGTATATCTATCGCAGCTTCTGCCTTGGTTGGAAAATCTTTAGGAGAAAAAGACATTCCAAAAAGCTTGGATACAGGTTATACAGCTACATTTTTAGGCGTATCTTGGGGTATTTTCATGGGTATTATTTTTATTAGTTTCCCTAAAATGTTTTTAAGTTTATTTACAAAAGAAGCAATTCTTGTTGATACTTCCTTACTAGCCATGTATGTTGCAGGATTTAATCAGCCTTTTCTTAATTTTATGATCATCATATCAGGTGCTTTAAGAGGAGCGGGAGATACAAAAACTGTTATGATCATCAGTGCATTAAGGGCTTGGTCTATGTACGTTCCACTATGTTATGTATTTATTATTTTATTAAAAATAGGGATTGCAGGTATGTGGATTAGTGAAATTCTTTCATTCTTTGTATTTGCATCTATTATGTTTATAAGATTTAAAAGACAAAAATGGACTCAAATTCAATTATAA
- the truA gene encoding tRNA pseudouridine(38-40) synthase TruA yields the protein MKNIKLEIEYDGSRYNGWQKLGNTQNTIQGKIEEVLSKMTKEDIEIIGSGRTDAGVHAISQIANFKSDTEINVDEIKDYCNEYLPQDIVIKKVEQVDERFHARYNAKGKRYLYRIWNGEVPTAFHRKYTYYIKDPLYIERMKKASQYFIGEHDFKSFCSSRSKKKKTVREIYEIDIEKIGSEIHMVFYGNGFLYNMVRIMVGTLIEIGQGKREIDSIEKILSLKSREEAGVTAPAQGLFLYEVYYD from the coding sequence ATGAAGAATATCAAGTTAGAAATAGAATATGATGGAAGTCGATATAATGGATGGCAAAAGCTAGGGAATACCCAAAATACAATCCAAGGAAAAATAGAAGAAGTACTTTCTAAAATGACAAAAGAAGATATAGAGATTATAGGATCAGGCAGGACAGATGCAGGAGTCCATGCCATTTCTCAAATTGCAAATTTTAAAAGTGATACAGAGATAAATGTAGATGAAATAAAAGATTATTGCAATGAATATCTTCCCCAAGATATTGTTATTAAAAAAGTAGAACAAGTAGATGAAAGATTTCATGCAAGATATAATGCAAAAGGGAAGAGATATCTTTATAGAATATGGAATGGTGAAGTTCCAACAGCTTTTCATAGAAAATATACTTACTATATAAAAGATCCTCTTTATATAGAACGTATGAAAAAAGCAAGTCAATATTTTATTGGAGAGCATGATTTTAAATCTTTTTGTTCTTCTAGGTCTAAAAAGAAGAAAACTGTAAGAGAAATTTATGAAATAGATATAGAAAAAATAGGATCAGAAATACACATGGTATTCTATGGGAATGGATTTTTGTATAATATGGTTCGGATTATGGTAGGAACCTTAATAGAAATCGGACAGGGTAAAAGAGAGATAGATTCTATTGAAAAAATATTAAGTTTAAAATCTAGAGAAGAAGCAGGAGTGACTGCACCAGCACAAGGACTTTTCTTATATGAAGTATACTATGATTAA
- the potA gene encoding spermidine/putrescine ABC transporter ATP-binding protein has protein sequence MQDYIIELRGITKSFGDKEVLCHMDLGIRPKEFVTLLGPSGCGKTTTLRIIGGFEQATRGDLYFEGERINKVPPFKRQINTVFQRYALFPHLNVFENIAFGLHIKKMEESLIKEKVKEMLKLVNLVGFEKRKINSLSGGQQQRIAIARALVNEPRVLLLDEPLGALDLKLRKEMQIELKKIQQRVGITFIYVTHDQEEALTMSDRVIVMSEGEIQQIGTPEDIYNEPVNQFVADFIGEGNIVDGIMVKDFQVKIEEQLFTCVDKGFDENELIEVLVRPEDIDIVKEDEGMLKGNVRSVVFKGVHYEMEIKDDNGLLWMVHSTDMARKGERVGLFIEPDAIHIMKKVV, from the coding sequence ATGCAAGATTATATCATTGAATTAAGAGGCATTACAAAGAGTTTTGGAGACAAGGAAGTATTATGTCATATGGATTTGGGCATAAGGCCTAAAGAATTTGTAACCCTTTTAGGACCAAGTGGTTGTGGAAAAACTACAACCCTAAGAATTATAGGAGGATTTGAGCAGGCGACAAGAGGAGATCTATATTTTGAAGGAGAAAGAATCAATAAGGTACCTCCCTTTAAGAGGCAAATCAACACAGTTTTTCAAAGGTATGCTCTTTTTCCACATTTAAATGTTTTTGAAAATATAGCTTTTGGCTTACATATAAAAAAGATGGAAGAATCTTTAATCAAAGAAAAAGTAAAAGAAATGTTAAAGCTTGTAAACTTAGTAGGGTTTGAAAAAAGAAAAATAAATTCACTAAGTGGAGGGCAACAGCAAAGAATTGCTATTGCAAGAGCCTTAGTGAATGAACCAAGAGTTCTTTTATTAGATGAACCACTAGGAGCATTAGATTTAAAATTAAGAAAAGAAATGCAGATAGAATTAAAAAAGATACAGCAAAGGGTAGGCATTACTTTTATATATGTGACTCATGATCAAGAAGAAGCTCTGACTATGTCAGACCGAGTGATTGTTATGAGTGAAGGAGAAATTCAACAAATAGGTACGCCAGAAGATATCTATAATGAGCCTGTGAATCAGTTCGTGGCTGATTTTATAGGAGAAGGAAACATTGTAGATGGAATTATGGTTAAAGATTTTCAGGTTAAGATTGAAGAACAATTATTTACTTGTGTAGATAAGGGATTTGATGAGAATGAATTGATTGAGGTACTTGTAAGACCTGAGGATATAGATATTGTAAAAGAAGATGAAGGAATGTTAAAAGGAAATGTAAGGTCTGTAGTATTTAAAGGAGTTCATTATGAAATGGAAATAAAGGATGATAATGGATTATTATGGATGGTTCATAGTACAGATATGGCGAGAAAGGGAGAAAGAGTAGGACTTTTTATTGAGCCAGATGCCATACATATTATGAAAAAGGTGGTGTAG
- a CDS encoding ABC transporter permease produces MNKKWLSIPYALWSLLFSIVPIIIITIYSFCKRSPYGNIIYEFTLDNYKQFLEPIYLNVLWRSILLAVVSTTACLVIGYPMAMIISKTSIKKRNVLIMLFVLPLWTNFLLRTYAWMVLLRDQGAINQFLMSLGIIKEPLHLLYNTGAVIMGMVYNFLPFMVLPIYSVLSKMDDSLVEAAQDLGATSGEVFRKVIFPLSMPGVVSGLIMVFMPAVSTFVISDLLGGGQTVLLGNLIQNQFLVARNWQFGSAISMIMMVLILIAIRLSSKYQDEEGGGLW; encoded by the coding sequence ATGAATAAAAAGTGGCTTTCTATACCTTATGCATTATGGTCTTTACTTTTTAGTATTGTTCCAATCATTATTATTACTATATATAGCTTTTGTAAGAGATCTCCCTATGGAAATATTATTTATGAATTTACTTTAGATAATTATAAACAGTTTCTAGAACCAATTTATTTAAATGTTTTGTGGAGGTCTATTCTTTTGGCAGTTGTGAGTACTACAGCTTGTTTGGTCATTGGTTATCCTATGGCTATGATTATTTCAAAGACAAGCATAAAAAAAAGAAATGTGCTAATTATGTTATTTGTTCTTCCTTTATGGACCAACTTTTTGCTTAGAACATATGCGTGGATGGTTCTTTTAAGGGATCAAGGAGCCATTAACCAGTTTTTAATGTCCCTTGGTATCATCAAAGAGCCATTACATCTTTTGTATAATACAGGGGCAGTGATCATGGGAATGGTATATAATTTTCTTCCATTTATGGTACTTCCTATTTATTCTGTATTATCTAAAATGGATGATAGCTTAGTAGAAGCTGCTCAAGATTTAGGAGCAACCTCAGGAGAAGTATTTAGAAAGGTGATATTTCCTCTTAGTATGCCAGGAGTGGTATCGGGACTGATTATGGTATTTATGCCTGCTGTAAGTACATTTGTAATCTCTGATTTACTGGGAGGAGGTCAAACTGTACTTTTGGGAAATTTGATTCAAAATCAATTTTTAGTAGCAAGAAATTGGCAGTTTGGTTCTGCAATTTCTATGATTATGATGGTTCTTATATTAATTGCTATTCGTCTTAGTAGTAAGTATCAGGATGAAGAGGGGGGAGGATTATGGTAA
- a CDS encoding ABC transporter permease, which produces MVRKLLKRGYASLVYLFLYLPIFFLILYSFNDSKYRGKWNGFTLRWYEELLKDKAIMAALYNTFMIALLAAIISTIVGTISAIAIHKMSSKWKVIFMNVTYIPVMNPDIVIGISLLALFVALNMRLGFFTLLLAHITFNIPYVILAVLPKLKQLNPYLEEAALDLGATPIYAFFKVVLPEIMPGVITGALLAFTLSLDDFMVSFFTTGSGVNTLSIRVYSMTKVGVSPKINALSTVLFLGVLGLLILLQKREKNLNE; this is translated from the coding sequence ATGGTAAGAAAATTATTAAAAAGAGGATATGCTTCTTTGGTATATTTGTTTTTGTATCTTCCCATATTTTTCTTAATTCTTTATTCTTTTAATGATTCAAAATATAGAGGAAAATGGAATGGCTTTACACTAAGATGGTATGAAGAACTTTTAAAGGATAAGGCCATTATGGCGGCTTTGTATAATACTTTTATGATCGCTCTTTTGGCAGCGATTATATCAACAATTGTAGGAACGATTAGTGCAATTGCTATACATAAAATGTCATCAAAGTGGAAAGTCATATTTATGAATGTAACCTACATTCCTGTAATGAATCCAGATATTGTAATAGGGATTTCTCTTTTAGCATTGTTTGTAGCACTTAATATGAGATTAGGATTTTTTACATTGCTTCTTGCTCATATTACTTTTAATATACCTTATGTAATTTTAGCTGTACTTCCTAAGTTGAAGCAGCTCAATCCATACCTTGAAGAAGCAGCATTAGATCTTGGAGCAACTCCTATTTACGCCTTCTTTAAGGTTGTATTACCTGAAATTATGCCAGGGGTAATTACAGGGGCACTACTAGCTTTTACATTATCACTAGATGATTTTATGGTAAGTTTCTTTACTACAGGTTCAGGAGTAAATACTTTATCTATAAGGGTTTATTCTATGACAAAGGTAGGCGTAAGTCCTAAGATTAATGCTTTGTCTACTGTACTTTTCTTGGGAGTTTTAGGACTTTTAATTTTACTTCAAAAAAGAGAAAAAAATTTAAATGAGTGA
- a CDS encoding ABC transporter substrate-binding protein → MSERVVGLKKIAVFLVLCMTIVLFSGCGQGKVNEKGYYDTLNVYNWGDYIDPSVLEDFEKEYGIKVNYDTFANNEEMLAKIQQGGNDYDVIFPSEYMIETMIKENLLQKLDYKNLPNFKNIGEQFKNLPYDPNNKYSVPYFWGSMGIIYNTKKVSEPVDSWDILWNEKYKGNIFMLDSVRDTVGITLKKLGYSLNTKNIDELEKAKEELIKQKPLVKAYEVDNYKSMMIAGEGAMALTWSGDAMLLIDENKDLAYAIPKEGTNLWFDTMAVPVTSKHKKEAELFIDYMMRPEVAAKCAGYVKYATANVKALEHLPKEEVENELAYPKGNIFEKGEVFIDLGDFTREYDRIWTEIKAH, encoded by the coding sequence ATGAGTGAAAGGGTGGTTGGATTGAAAAAAATTGCAGTTTTCCTTGTGCTTTGTATGACAATAGTTTTGTTTAGTGGTTGTGGACAAGGAAAGGTAAATGAAAAGGGTTATTATGATACCCTAAATGTATACAATTGGGGAGATTATATTGATCCTTCTGTATTAGAAGATTTTGAAAAAGAATATGGTATCAAAGTAAATTATGATACTTTTGCCAATAATGAAGAAATGCTTGCAAAGATTCAACAAGGAGGAAATGATTATGATGTCATTTTCCCTTCAGAATATATGATTGAAACTATGATTAAGGAAAACTTACTTCAAAAATTAGATTATAAAAATCTTCCGAACTTTAAAAATATAGGGGAACAATTTAAAAATCTTCCTTATGATCCAAATAACAAATATTCTGTTCCATATTTTTGGGGAAGTATGGGAATTATCTACAATACAAAAAAGGTAAGTGAACCAGTAGATAGTTGGGATATTCTTTGGAATGAAAAATATAAAGGAAATATTTTTATGTTAGATAGTGTGAGAGATACAGTAGGGATTACACTTAAAAAACTTGGATATTCTTTAAATACAAAGAATATAGATGAGTTAGAAAAAGCAAAAGAAGAATTAATCAAACAAAAACCTCTTGTAAAAGCTTATGAAGTAGATAATTATAAAAGTATGATGATTGCAGGGGAAGGAGCGATGGCTCTTACTTGGTCAGGAGATGCTATGCTTTTGATTGATGAAAATAAAGATCTTGCTTATGCTATTCCAAAAGAGGGAACAAATCTTTGGTTTGATACGATGGCTGTTCCTGTAACAAGTAAGCATAAAAAAGAAGCTGAGCTTTTTATTGATTATATGATGAGACCAGAGGTTGCTGCAAAATGTGCAGGGTATGTAAAATATGCAACTGCTAATGTTAAAGCTCTAGAGCATCTTCCAAAGGAAGAAGTAGAAAATGAATTGGCTTATCCAAAGGGAAATATATTTGAAAAAGGAGAAGTATTTATAGACTTAGGAGATTTTACTAGAGAATATGATCGTATTTGGACAGAAATAAAAGCTCATTAA